The Thermoflexus sp. genome has a window encoding:
- a CDS encoding UPF0175 family protein: MGMKVRFELELPEELRELFVSEEAAAHAAREALVLDLLHRGEISQGKAAELLGVDRWELLDLLAKHGLPALRQTPEELQQDVEILREALQG, from the coding sequence ATGGGAATGAAAGTTCGTTTTGAGCTGGAGTTGCCGGAGGAACTACGAGAGCTATTTGTGTCGGAGGAGGCCGCTGCCCACGCCGCCCGGGAGGCGCTGGTGCTCGATCTCCTCCATCGGGGGGAGATCTCGCAAGGGAAGGCCGCCGAACTCCTGGGGGTGGATCGCTGGGAGCTGCTCGATCTCCTGGCCAAGCATGGCCTCCCCGCACTCCGCCAGACCCCGGAGGAGCTGCAGCAGGACGTGGAGATCCTTCGAGAGGCCCTTCAGGGATGA
- a CDS encoding ribonucleotide-diphosphate reductase subunit beta produces MQSAHGLIGGDPVEPLRLFPLRYPWAYAHVQQAKRNTWFPEEAPLHDDVQDWHERLTEEERQAVEILLGFFNPMESMVTSNLVLALYPYLTAPEIRLYLARQAWEEANHTMAFEYVIKTLPLDRERVFAMLEDHPAVAAKADFQRQLTLEIMQPGLDLGTVEGRQRFLRNLTGFFVVLEGIFFYSGFAFALSFRRRNLLRGLGTIIDWVLKDESLHLSFGVHLIRAFLQEYPEVRTPALGEELRRMILKAVALEEAYNQALLPRPILGLHAGSLNAYVRYVADRRLEELGLGAQFHTPNPFRWLAAEIDLPEQVNFFEARNVNYEVGRPRE; encoded by the coding sequence ATGCAATCCGCACACGGGCTGATCGGCGGTGATCCGGTGGAGCCGCTGCGTCTTTTTCCCCTGCGGTATCCGTGGGCGTATGCCCATGTGCAGCAGGCCAAGCGCAACACTTGGTTTCCTGAAGAGGCACCCCTTCACGATGACGTTCAGGACTGGCATGAGCGCCTCACCGAGGAGGAGCGCCAGGCGGTGGAAATCCTGCTGGGCTTCTTCAACCCCATGGAATCCATGGTCACCAGCAACCTGGTGCTGGCCCTTTATCCTTATCTCACCGCCCCCGAGATCCGCCTCTATCTCGCCCGGCAGGCCTGGGAGGAAGCTAACCACACCATGGCTTTCGAATACGTGATCAAGACGTTGCCCCTGGATCGGGAGCGGGTGTTCGCTATGCTGGAGGATCATCCGGCCGTGGCGGCGAAAGCGGATTTCCAGCGTCAGCTCACGCTCGAGATCATGCAGCCAGGCCTGGACCTGGGCACGGTGGAGGGACGCCAGCGCTTCCTGCGGAACCTGACAGGCTTCTTCGTGGTTCTGGAAGGGATCTTCTTCTATTCCGGCTTCGCCTTCGCCCTCTCTTTCCGGCGCCGGAACCTGCTGCGGGGCCTGGGCACGATCATCGACTGGGTGCTCAAGGATGAGAGCCTTCACCTTTCGTTCGGCGTGCACCTGATCCGGGCCTTCCTCCAGGAGTATCCCGAGGTGCGAACGCCGGCCCTGGGGGAGGAACTGCGCCGGATGATCCTCAAGGCCGTGGCGCTGGAGGAAGCCTACAATCAGGCATTGCTTCCCCGGCCGATCCTGGGCCTCCACGCGGGATCCCTCAACGCCTATGTGCGCTATGTGGCCGACCGGCGTCTGGAGGAGCTGGGGCTGGGTGCCCAGTTCCACACACCGAATCCCTTCCGCTGGCTGGCCGCCGAGATCGATCTCCCTGAACAAGTGAACTTCTTCGAGGCCCGCAACGTGAATTACGAAGTCGGGCGCCCCCGCGAATAA